ATAATTTGATTGGCAGCGTTTCGCTGAGTAATGCGACCTTTGCCTTTACTTCGGGCATCCCCGAGATGATTCCCGTTTTGAATTTGCCATTAAATGCTGCCGATATGCTGGTACTGACTAAGAATCAGGCGCTATTGGCCTATCGGGTGGCCTTGGCCATGGGTGCTGAAGGCGACTTTAGCGCCATGATTCGCGAATTGCTGCCCGTGGTTGGCGGTGGTTTCCTCTGGCGACAACTGGCCCGGCAACTGGTCGGCCTAATTCCAGGCATTGGCTTATTGCCAAAAGTTGCAGTGGCATATGCTGGCACGTTTGTGACTGGAATTGCGGCGTGGCGCTGGTATGAACGTGGCGAGTTGGTGAGCAAAGCCGAATTACAAAGCTTGGTCAAAGCAGCCTTAGAAGAAGGCCGACAACGGGCCAAGGCGCTGATTGGTAATCGTAAAGCTACTGACGATACTGCCACTGCATCAGCCAAACCCAGTTTGCGCCAACGGATCGGCGCAGTGCTGAACCCCAAAAACTGGTTCAAGGCACTACGTGCCCGCTTGAGCCGTAAACCTAAATCAATGCAAAAACCAACCGAGCCAACCGATCATTCCAACTCTGCTGCTTAACCATTGAGGATTATTATTCGTGGAAACCTTTGTGATTGAGGGCGGTCATCGCCTGAACGGGACGATTACGCCTGCCGGAAACAAAAATGCTGCCTTGCCATTGTTAGCGGCCTGTTTGCTCAGCGACCAACCAATTATTCTGCGTAATATGCCCGATATTGCTGATGTGCGCGTCAAGGTACAGTTATTGCAGTCATTGGGCATCGAATGTAGCTGGCTCGAAGAGAATGTACTGCGGGTTCACGCCGCCACCATCAATACCTCGGAGCCGGATACTGCGCTTGCGCGGCGAATTCGGACCTCGATTTTGCTGGCGGGGCCGTTGTTGGTGCGAACTGGTCGGGCAGTTTTAGCGCGACCAGGTGGCGATTCGATTGGCCATCGGCGTTTGGATACGCACTTTTTGGCGCTCACTGCCTTGGGTGCTGAAGTTGAAGTAACCAAACAAGCCTATGAACTCAAAGCCGATGGTTTGGTTGGCACGGATATTTTCCTTGATGAAATGAGCGTAACTGGCACTGAACAGGCGATCATGGCGGCTGTGTTGGCTACTGGCACGACCACAATTGTCAACGCCGCTTCTGAGCCACATGTGCAAGATCTGTGTCGTTGTTTGTTTGCCATGGGCGCTAAAATTACGGGCATCGGCACAAATAGCTTGCAAATTCAAGGGGTTTCGCGGCTGAATGGTACTGAATATACCCTCGGCCCCGATTTTATGGAGGTTGGTTCGTTTATCGGCTTGGCGGCAGTAACGGGCAGTAACATTCGCATCGCCAACGCACGCCCCGAAGAACACCGCATGACGCGAATTATGTTTGGGCGCTTGGGTGTAACATGGCAAGATGAAGGCCCGGATATTGTGATTCCTGCTGAGCAAGAGCTACGGGTGCGTGACGATTTGCACGGGGTTGTGCCCAAAATCGACGATATGCCATGGCCTGGCTTCCCACCTGACTTGATGAGCATTGCTTTGGTGATTGCGACTCAAGCTCAAGGCACGGTGTTGATCCACGAAAAGATGTTTGATGGACGCTTATTCTTTGTTGATAAATTGCTAAGCATGGGCGCACGGGTGATTTTGTGCGATCCGCATCGGGCGGTGGTGGTTGGCCCAGCCAAACTCTATGGCGAACGCCTGACCAGCCCTGATATTCGCGCTGGCATGGCCTTGGTAATTGCTGCCTTGTGTGCCAAAGGCACGAGTGTTATTTCGAATATTGCCCAAATTGATCGGGGCTACCAACGGATTGAACAGCGGCTGGCTGCGCTTGGAGCGCGGATCGAACGCCGTCCTGCTGAATAATGGCCTGTAAGGAGGGTCGGTGTGACCAAAGCTACCGAACAACGACATATCTTAATTGCTGATGACGATCCAGGGATTCGTGGTCTGTTATGCGAGGTCTTTGATGAAGAGGGCTATCTGACCGAGCCTGCTGAGCATGGCGGCGAAGTTTTAGCCAAAATGACCAAGAAACATCCCTATGATCTGTTGATTATGGATGTGCGCATGCCTGGCCAAGATGGCTTGACTATCCTTGAGCAATTGCGCAAAAATGGCATCACCACCCCAGTAATTATGATGACCGCTCATGGCACTTCATCAACCGCGATTCGAGCGATTCAAATTGGTGCCTACGATTACGTCATCAAGCCGTTTGATGTTGAAGAAGTAACTTTGGTTGTCAAACGCTTGTTCGATCATCAGCAATTGGCTTCGAAAGTGCGCGAACTCGAAGCCAAAAGTTTTGATCCCCGCGATAAGATGATTGGCAATAGCCCAGCCATGCAGGAGATCTACAAGCAAATTGGGCGTGTTGCTCACACCGACGCAACCGTTTTGATTACGGGCGAAACTGGCACAGGCAAGGAAGTTTTGGCCAACCTGATTCACGTGAATTCAGCGCGACGCAACGGCCCAATGGTCAAAGTCAATTGTGCCGCTTTGCCTGAATCGTTGCTCGAAAGCGAATTGTTTGGCCATGAAAAAGGCGCGTTTACTGGGGCAGTCGCTCAGCGCAAGGGTCGCTTTGAATTAGCCCACAAAGGCTCAATCTTCCTTGATGAAATTGGCGAAATGACCCTTGCTACCCAGAAAAAGCTGCTGCGCATTTTGCAAGAGCGCGAGTTCGAGCGAGTTGGCGGCACAACCACCGTGCGGGTTGATGTGCGGGTGATCGCGGCCACCAATCGTGATCTTGAAGCCGACGTGCGGGCTGGCACGTTCCGCGAAGATTTGTACTATCGTTTGAATGTGATCACGTTGCATTTGCCAGCCTTACGCCAACGGATTGGCGATATTCCCTTGTTGGCTGAATTTTTCTTGGATAAATATCGTTATGCGCCCTCATCGCCACCAGCTCGCATCTCCGAAGATGCCATGGAGCGCCTGAATAATTACGATTGGCCAGGCAATGTGCGCCAACTTGAGCATGAGATCGAGCGAGCGGTGATTTTGGCTCGTGGCAGTGTAATTACTAGTGAGCATATGTCGTTGGTTCCATCGTCACGCTCGGCTTTACAAGTTGATATTGCTGCTCGTTTGCGCGAAAAATCGACGCTTGATGAGTTGCTGGCCGATGTTGAACGTTTGGCCTTGCAAGAAGCACTGGTTCAGCACGACGATGATATTAAGGTTGCCGCTCGTAGCCTTGGCCTGAGCGAAGCCGATTTCCAAAAACGCCAGAAAAAGTATAGTTCGTAGGGGTTAGGGATCAGGGGTCAGGGGATAGATCTGCTATTACTCGCTGGTTTTAACGCAGAGGCGCAGAGAAAGATGAGGGATCAGAGGTCAGGGGCCAGAGATCAGGACGTTGGCATAAGTAGTCTTCGCGATCTTCGTGTTCTTCGTGGTTAAAATAACTTCTGACCTCTGACTGCTAGTCCCTGACCTCTGTATCCTAGTCCCTGACCCCTAGTTTTACTCGCCCTTGAATTCGGCGGCGCGGCGGGCGATTGCTGCTTGGACACCTTCGCTAAAATCGGTGGTGCGAATCAATTGGCTTTGGGCCCAGCCTTCGAGTAACAAGCCCCGATCAATATCAAACATGCCATCGATCACCCGCTTGGCCATACCAACAGCCAATGGCGCTGCCGAAATTAACTCATCAGCAAACGCTTGCACCACAGCATTTAACTCATCAGCATCAGCTAATTGATTGACAATGCCCCAGCGCTCAGCATCAGTGGCGCTGAACATTCGCCCGGTCATAATCAATTCTTTGGCGCGGCCAACTCCAACCAAGCGGGTTAAGCGAGTTGTGCCACCAACGTCAGGTACGATCCCCAAGCGGGTTTCAGGCAAGGCCAATTTCGTACCTTGGGCAGCAATCCGAAAATCACAAGCTAAGGCAATTTCCAAGCCCAAGCCAAGGCACATGCCATGCAAGGCAGCGATGGTGGGAATTTCCAAGCGTTCGAGGCGAGTGGTCAAAGCTTGCCAATCGTCGGTGATCGTGCGCATTTGGCGTAACCAGTGCTCACCATAGCGATTGGGCAAATCCATCAAATCGCCAAGATCGATGCCTGCCGAAAAGACCGAGCCATATCCGCTCAACACAACCACCCGCACGCCCGAAGCACTGGCGGCCTGATCGATCGCCGCGCGTAAATCCTTGCCAACTTGCCAACTAATAGCGTTGCGCTTTTCAGGTCGATTGAGGGTAATGCGAAAAATCGCGCCAGTTTGTTCAGTTGTGACTAAACCACTCACAGCATGCTCCTTTGCACAAAAAAAGACGCTGCATCGTTGATGCAACGTCGATTGTACCGCTTATGCTTCGGCTGTGGCGTGGCGATTGCCGCCGTAAAAGGCAATTTTATCCTTAATATGTTCGTAATTGGGCTTGACGATGGTATAAACCCAGCCGATATCCGCCACCACGCCTGCATCAGTCACTAAATCAATCCAGAAGCAGGTGCCTTTATGGGGGCAAACATAGGTGCGTTCAGTCACCCGTAAATTGTGCATATTGACTGCTGCTTGGTCAAAATACCAATTGCCTTCGAGCCTAAAAACCGACTGAGTTTCAACCCCTTTGGCCAAGGTCGCATTATCATGTTTCGCTTTAATGCTAATTTCCCGTAACATGGATCGCCCTCCGTTGATAACAGAAAAATCGTACCACGAAAAAGCCCCTAAATCAGGCCCAAGATCGAGCGCAAGGCGAAATCGTGGTATGATTTTGGCAGCTACGACGCGCCATGCATTTCCGGCGCGTTAATCATCTTTAGTTCAAACCAATCTAGGATTAGCAATTATGGCAAAGATTATGGTCGCCATGAGTGGCGGCGTGGATAGCTCGCTCACCGCAGTTTTGCTCAAAGAACAAGGTCACGATGTGACTGGCGTGACCATGCACCTGTGGGAAGGCGATGATAATGGAATCATGGAAAGTCAATGTTGCTCAGTCGAAATGACTGCTGGAGCGCGGCGCGTCTGTGCCCAATACGACATTCCCTACTATGTATTCAATTATCAAAAAGATTTTCGCAAGCATGTGATCGATTATTTCTTGCGTGAATATTCGAGCGGAGCCACCCCCAACCCGTGCTTGGCCTGCAACCGTGATCTTAAATTTCGGGTGCTGCTCGAACGGGCTGAACTTTTGGGCTTTGATGGCTTAGCTACGGGCCATTTTGTGCAGATTACAGGTGGCGGCGAACAGCCTTACGATCTGCGGCGCGGAATTGATATCAACAAAGATCAATCGTATGTGTTGTATATGCTGAGCCAACGTGAATTGAGCCGTTTACACTTTCCATTGGGTGGTTTTACCAAGCCCCAAGTACGCCAAATGGCCCGTGAACGCGGCTTAGTGACCGCCGACAAGCCCGAAAGCATGGATATTTGTTTCATACCCGATAACAACTATCGACGCTTTTTGAACGAAGAACGACCTGAAATTATGCAACCAGGCCCAATTGTCAATCGCCATGGCACAGTGCTTGGTCAACATAAAGGCTTGCCGCAATACACGATTGGTCAGCGCAAAGGCTTGGGAATTGCCGCAGGCTCGCCATTATTCGTGATTGAAATCGACACGGTACGTAATTTGCTGATTGTCGGTGACGCAGACGAACTTGAACGCCGCGATTTTGTGATCGACGATGTGCGCAGCGTCTATGGTCAGATCGAAGCCGGAACCTATGCGGTGCAAATCCGCGCTCATGGCGAAGCCGTGCCAGCTACCATCACCTCCCGCGAGGATGGCACGCTGCACATTCGCTATGACCAACCACAACGTTCGGTGACTCCAGGCCAAGCTGCCGTGCTCTATCGTGATGATCGAGTCTTTGGTGGCGGTCGGATCAGTACGGAGCGCTATTCGTGAGCGAGCTAGAGCCAGCAGCATTAATTATTGCGCTGCTTGCCAGCGTTTACGGAGCCTTGGCGCATCTCTTTTGGGGCCAGCGTTGGCGACATTTGCCACTTTTTCTAGGCACAGCGCTGATTGGCTGCCTGATGAGCTATGCCTTTAATTTGCATTTTATTGGGGCTGGGCCAGTTCCAGCAGGCGTACCATTGGTTGAATCGACGATCGCCGCATGGATTATGTTAATCCTAGCAACCCGACTGCGCGTTTAACCCCTAGGAATGCAAAAAAGGCGACAATATTCCTGTGGTGAAAGTGTGGCATATTTCTAGGCAATATGCTATAATCGCCGCGATCAAATCCCTCTTTGTAAAGCATTAAATGTACCTTTCGACGTTTTGATTGGTCGTGTCGGTACGCTGGAGGATTGCTTGAAGAAGTTTGCCATCATCGGGGGCATCGTCCTCCTTGTTCTTGGGATTGGTCTCCCGATTTTGTTGATATCGATGGGCTGGCTGAACGAAGCCCGTGATCTTGCGATTATCCTCTTGGCAATTTTCCAACTCTTCTCTGTCACCTTAATGATTATTTTGGTGGGCGTGTTGGTGGTGATGGTCAACGAGTTACGCAACTTGGCCAAGGAAAAAATCTCGCCCAAGGTCGAAGATGTGCTGGAACGGGTCAAAGACATTACCGAAAACGCCAAATCGACGACCACAACTGCCAAGCAAACTGCCTCGTATGTGGCTGAAGGCGTAGTTTCGCCAGTGATCAAGGCTGCGAGCTTGTTGGCAGGAGTCAAAGCCGGAGCTAAGTCGTTGGCGCGACGGCAAGCGCGTGGCACATTGCCCAACGATCATAACCAAAATAACTAGGCTGCCCTCTTGTCAAACGACAAGGGCTAGTGGTACGATACACAGACCAACCCATCCTCCTATGTGGTGAACGCTATGGCTGAACGGTTTCCGTATGGTGGACAAGCGGTAATGGAAGGCGTGATGATGCGCGGTTTGCACCGGGCTAGTGTCGCTGTCCGTTCACCTTCCGGCCAGATCGTCATCCGCGACCGTGAACTAAACTTAGAGCGGCGGGTTTTTTGGAGTCGGCTACCACTGCTGCGAGGCATTCAGCTTTTGGGTGATGCCTTAGTGATTGGGATGTGGGCCTTGATGTTCTCGGCGAGTGTAACCGACGATCAAGCCGAGCAACCCTTGAGCAAAGGGCAAACAGCACTGCTGGTAACTACCTCGGTCGGCATATCGATCGCCTTATTTTTTGTTTTGCCTTTGCTAGTGGCTTCGGGAATTGCCAGTTGGGCCAATCTCGGCATCTACAGTCGCGAAACGATTGAAGGCATCACCCGCTTAGTGATTTTTGTTGGCTACTTGGTACTTGTCGGGCGAACCGCCGAAATCCGCCGAGTTTTCGGGTATCATGGGGCTGAGCACAAAGCCGTTTCGGCCTACGAAGCTGGTTGTCCATTGACCGTTGAGCATGTTCGACCGTTCACAACCATCCACCCGCGCTGTGGCACAACCTTATTACTGATTGTGGTGGTGCTCAGCATTCCTGTATTTGCATTGCTTGGCACGTTTCCCTTTTGGCTACGTTTGCTAAGTCGAATCATCCTAGTGCCGTTTGTGGCGGCGCTTGCCTACGAGCTTATGCGGCTAACCGCAAGCAAGGCAACCAACCCGATTGTGCGTGGTTTGATGACACCAGCATTGGCGCTGCAACGCTTGACCACCCGCGAACCCGACGATGCCATGCTTGAGGTAGCAATCGCTGCACTGGCGCGGGTCTTGGCCGCCGATGGTCAAACGGTTGAAAGTCAGCCAATCGCGGTCGATATTCGGCCTGCACTTACGTCCTAACATCGTACATCCAGAGTGAGGGCATCTGTATGGCTCTTGTTGGTAATTTGCGCGACTTTGCACTCGCTGATTTTCTTTATCTGATCGATCGCGGGTACAAAACTGGCAGTTTACAACTGAACCGTCAAAGTGCCGCAGCAACGCTCTACTTTGAAAAGGGAAAACTGCTCTACGCCGCGCAAACGCAAGAACGCGAAACGCTCGGCGAAATGTTGCAGCGCACGGGGAAACTCACGCCGCAACAAGCGCAGCAGGCGGTGCAACTGCAGCAAACTGATGGCAATCAATCGCTTGGAACGGTGCTGATCGACAGCGATATTCTTACGCGCGAAGATCTGCAACGCCATATCCAAACCCACATAGAAGAGACGGTGTACAGTCTGTTTGGCTGGCCCGATGGTGAGTTTTGCTTCAATGCCGGGGTGAAACTCGACCGTGATGATGTCCAATCGCTGGTACCGCTTGGGGTGGAAAACCTCATTATGGAGGGTGTACGCCGCGTCGATGAATGGGGCCGCATCAAGGATCATATTCCCAATACCGATATGATCGCTCGCTTTGTCGATCAGCCACTCGAAAAGGCTAAAAGCATCAACTTAACGCCCGATGAATGGCGAATTTTTGCCCGCATCAACGGCAAAGATTCGATCAAAGAAGTGATTAGTCGGACTGGCTTGAGTGAATTTGATGTGAGCCGCATTGTATACGGCTTCATTTCGGCAGGCTTGGTTGAGGTAACCCGACCTCGCCCTCCTGTCCCAGCGACGGGACGCGCTGGTGCTGGTGCCGCTGCAGGAGCACCAAAACGCAGCCTCGTCTCACGGATCATCAATCGTATTAGGGGAATGTAGAAAGGCGGCGCTGCGCTGGAACACTCCCACACTCCCACCGGCAACCTAGCTCCGTCTTAGGAGGACGTATGCAGACTGTCAAAATGGTTATCAGTGGCGCGGTTAACGCTGGTAAAACACAGTTCATTCGTGCCATTAGTGAAATCGAGGTGGTTTCGACCGAACGGAAGGCCTCCGACGATACCAAGTTACTCAAAGGCGAAACCACCGTTGCAATGGACTTTGGCCGCATTACCATCAGTGATGATTTGGTGTTGCACTTGTTTGGCACACCCGGCCAAAAACGCTTCGACTTTATGTGGGAAATCTTGTCCGAGGGGATGCTCGGCTTGATTGTGTTGGTCGATAGCACCCGGCCTGAAACGTTCCGTGAAACAAATCGGATTATCGATTTCTTCACTTCGCAACGTGATGCGCCGTATGTCGTCGCTGCCAATAAGCAAGACCACGAGAACGCTTGGGCACCTGATGAGTTGCGGCTCGCCTTGCGGTTGCCAGCCCATGTTAAAATTGTTCCCTGTGTGGCAACCCAAAAGGATTCGGTTAAAAATGTGCTGCTAGAATTGCTCTACGTTATTATGCAGCGCTCAACCGACTAAAGGCGATTCCTTCACGCTTCATTGCTCTTTTTCGCCATGCCGTACTCTGCCTCAGAGTGCGGCTTTTCGCCATTCTAGAGAGAGGTTTCGATGCAGCTTAATTTGCCAATTCTCGACCAATTGCAGGGTCGTCGTTCTATCCTGATCGCAGGCATGGGCGGCGGTTTTGATATTTTTTGTGGTTTGCCGATTTTTTTGCAATTACGCCAACAGGGCTTTAATGTGCACTTGGCCAATTTCAGTTTTAGCGATCTTGAGGCTGCCAGCAATCTGCATTATCTTGGCGATACCGTTTATGGTGTGCCAAGCTTGCCGCATGAGCCAGAGTTTGTGCCCAGTCATAGCCCAATTGATGCAACCCAAGTGGTCTTGTTTCAGCGCTACAGTCCGTTTATCTATTTTCCCGAGTTGTATTTGGCCGAGTGGTTTCGCCAAACCTATGGCGAGCCATTAACGGTTTGGGCTTTTTTGCGCAGCGGGGTTAAGCCACTTTTGGCTAGTTATCGTCGCTTGGTGCAGCATCTCTCAATTGATGCCATCATTTTGATTGATGGTGGGGTTGATGCTTTGGTACAGGGCGACGAGGCCGAAATTGGCACCTTGGTTGAAGATTCAATCTCCTTAGCCGCCGTCAATCAGTTGCATGAGGTTCCGACCAAAATTGTGGCCTGCATTGGCTTGGGCGCTGAACGCGATATGCATTATCCCCATATTTTTCAAAATATTGCTACGCTGGCTGAGGCCGAAATTTTGCTAGGCACATGTAGCCTGGTCAAGCAGATGCCAGTTTATCAAGCCTACGCGGCGGCGGTGCATTGGACACAATCACGAATTTATCAAGACCCTAGTGTGATCAACAGCTCAATTATTTCAGCGGTTGAGGGCTATTTTGGCGATTATCATCTGACCAGCAAAACCGAGGGTAGTAAACTTGATATCAATCCGTTGATGAGTATCTATTGGTTTTTTGATTTGGTGGGTTTGGCTGAGCAGCATTTGTTGCTGGAGCCGCTGTTGGAGACTGAACATTTGCGCGAGGTGGTGCAGTGGGTGCATACGCTACGGGCAAATTTGCCAATTCGTCCGCGCTTACGTTAATTGCTTTGCTTCATTCCAATCAGCTGTAATTTGAATTAGGCGAAAACTAAATTGATCACCACCCTTCCGTCCCGCCTCCAGGCGGGAGACGCAGGGCGCTTTAATCCCCTGCATCCCCTCAATGACATGTGGTGGTGAACAGGCATTCAACGATGAATCACGGGATTGGTGGTTCACAATGGAAAACGGTTAAAAACCTACCCTTGAAAGCTAGCCCCCGTTCCCGTCCAGCAAGCGAGGGGGGAACCACGAAACCAAAAGCCCCTCGCCCGCCGCAGTGGGAGAGGGGTTGGGGTGAGGGCAATCTTATTGTTTCTCAGTTCGTTTGGCTGCTTCCCAGAGCGTGTCGGCTTCGCTCAAGCTGAGTTGGCTCAGTTGGCGGCCTTGAGCTTGGGCGGCTTGCTCAACGGCCACGAAACGGCGGCGAAATTTGCTAATTGTGCCACGCAAGGCACTTTCTGAATCAATTTTGAGCCAACGGGCAAGATTGGTTAGCGCGAAGAGTACATCGCCAAATTCAGCGGCTTGTTCTTCAGGGCTAACGGCGGCTTGTAATTCAGCAATTTCTTCATGGACTTTGGCCCAAACCCCACTAATATCGGGCCAATCGAAGCCAACCTTGGCGGCTTTTTTGCCAATGAGTTGAGCGGTTGCCAGCGGTGGCAAGGTTTTGGCAATACCATCAAGCGCACTGTGGCGTTGACTGCCTTTTTCTTGATGCTCGGTCGCCTTAATCGCATCCCAGTTGCGCAATACTTCGTCGGCATCGCTAACCTCGGTAGTGCCAAAAATATGTGGGTGACGACGAATGAGCTTGCTGTTGATCGCTGTATAGACCTGATCAAGATTGAAGCGGCCTGCTTGGCGACCAAACTCGGCATGAAAGACGATTTGCAAGAGTAAATCGCCCAATTCTTCTTTGAGATTTGGCCAATCCTCGGCATCAAGTGCTTCGAGTGTTTCATGGGTTTCTTCGAGCAAAAATTCGCGTAAGCTGGCAGGCGTTTGTTTGCGATCCCATGGGCAGCCGTGTGGCCCCGCCAAACGCGCCATAACCCATTCTAAAGTGCTTGGGCTAGCCAAATCGGCTTCGATGCTGAGTGCTGGCAGATACCAAGCTTGGGCACTGCTGGCAGTGGCGAGCGTTTGTTGGTTCAGGCTAGTTTCATTTAAGCGATGCACGGGATGTTCGGCAGGATAGCGCCGTAATAAACTGGCTCGAACCGCTGATAGATTGCTTGAATCGATTTCGGTGATGATCAAGGCTTGGGCGGATTGAAAGGGCAGCGGGCTAAGCAAAGCTTGGTATTCAGCGATATTTTGCAATTCGCACCAAGCCCGATCAGCGCCCTCGGCAGGAGTGGGAATTGGAGCTAGTAATTTGTGGGCAGGCACAACTTGGAAGCCTTGGCTCAAATCAAGTGGTAATTGCGCGAGAAGTTGACTTAACATTCTTGCTCCTAAAATAAAGAGCGACAGGATGAGCAATGCATCCTGTCGTAACGCCCATTGGCATTGCTCTGATTATTGATCTTGGAAAACGGTGACTGATTCAGGGAAGGGCACTTCCTCGGCTCGCACGTAATTTTTGATCAAATCGTTTTTGCGATATTCTTCGACTTTGGCTTGAATATAGGCATTGCCTTCGGGCGATTCCATTAATTCTTGGAATGAGCCAAAGCCAATTGCATTGCGGCTTTCGGTAATTTTGATGATGTGATAGCCAAATTGAGTTTGAACCGGCTCACTCAATTCCCCAATTTCGAGCGCATTCAGGGCCGCAGCAAATTCGGGAACGAAGCCAGCATATTGCTCTTGGGCATACCAGCCAAGGTCGCCGCCGTTGCTACCACTGCCAGGATCAGCCGAATATTGTTGGGCTAAGGTTGAAAAATCTTCGCCGGCTTTTAATTGGGCCAGCAACTGGTTGGCTTGTTCTAGCGCAACGCTCGGGCTGACGGTTTCGCTTGAAATCAAAATATGAAACAAATGGAATTGAGGGGTCGCACTAGGTATCTCGACCTTTTGGGCATAGCTTTCGTAGGTTAAAATTTGCGCCACATAGGCTCGCATATTTTCAACCGTGCCAAAGCGATTTTGTTTGGCAAAGGCTTCGTAATCGGCGTAGGTTGGTTTTTCCTTGGCCACAGCCTGATCGATCATCATCGTGGTTTGTTCGGCTGAAACGCTATCGATGCCCGCCCCAAGTTTAGCGCTTTCTTCCAAAATTACTTTTTGCAAAATCATTTGATCTA
The Herpetosiphon gulosus genome window above contains:
- a CDS encoding DUF1152 domain-containing protein → MQLNLPILDQLQGRRSILIAGMGGGFDIFCGLPIFLQLRQQGFNVHLANFSFSDLEAASNLHYLGDTVYGVPSLPHEPEFVPSHSPIDATQVVLFQRYSPFIYFPELYLAEWFRQTYGEPLTVWAFLRSGVKPLLASYRRLVQHLSIDAIILIDGGVDALVQGDEAEIGTLVEDSISLAAVNQLHEVPTKIVACIGLGAERDMHYPHIFQNIATLAEAEILLGTCSLVKQMPVYQAYAAAVHWTQSRIYQDPSVINSSIISAVEGYFGDYHLTSKTEGSKLDINPLMSIYWFFDLVGLAEQHLLLEPLLETEHLREVVQWVHTLRANLPIRPRLR
- a CDS encoding enoyl-CoA hydratase/isomerase family protein, which produces MSGLVTTEQTGAIFRITLNRPEKRNAISWQVGKDLRAAIDQAASASGVRVVVLSGYGSVFSAGIDLGDLMDLPNRYGEHWLRQMRTITDDWQALTTRLERLEIPTIAALHGMCLGLGLEIALACDFRIAAQGTKLALPETRLGIVPDVGGTTRLTRLVGVGRAKELIMTGRMFSATDAERWGIVNQLADADELNAVVQAFADELISAAPLAVGMAKRVIDGMFDIDRGLLLEGWAQSQLIRTTDFSEGVQAAIARRAAEFKGE
- a CDS encoding ATP/GTP-binding protein, with protein sequence MQTVKMVISGAVNAGKTQFIRAISEIEVVSTERKASDDTKLLKGETTVAMDFGRITISDDLVLHLFGTPGQKRFDFMWEILSEGMLGLIVLVDSTRPETFRETNRIIDFFTSQRDAPYVVAANKQDHENAWAPDELRLALRLPAHVKIVPCVATQKDSVKNVLLELLYVIMQRSTD
- the mnmA gene encoding tRNA 2-thiouridine(34) synthase MnmA; the encoded protein is MAKIMVAMSGGVDSSLTAVLLKEQGHDVTGVTMHLWEGDDNGIMESQCCSVEMTAGARRVCAQYDIPYYVFNYQKDFRKHVIDYFLREYSSGATPNPCLACNRDLKFRVLLERAELLGFDGLATGHFVQITGGGEQPYDLRRGIDINKDQSYVLYMLSQRELSRLHFPLGGFTKPQVRQMARERGLVTADKPESMDICFIPDNNYRRFLNEERPEIMQPGPIVNRHGTVLGQHKGLPQYTIGQRKGLGIAAGSPLFVIEIDTVRNLLIVGDADELERRDFVIDDVRSVYGQIEAGTYAVQIRAHGEAVPATITSREDGTLHIRYDQPQRSVTPGQAAVLYRDDRVFGGGRISTERYS
- a CDS encoding DUF4388 domain-containing protein is translated as MALVGNLRDFALADFLYLIDRGYKTGSLQLNRQSAAATLYFEKGKLLYAAQTQERETLGEMLQRTGKLTPQQAQQAVQLQQTDGNQSLGTVLIDSDILTREDLQRHIQTHIEETVYSLFGWPDGEFCFNAGVKLDRDDVQSLVPLGVENLIMEGVRRVDEWGRIKDHIPNTDMIARFVDQPLEKAKSINLTPDEWRIFARINGKDSIKEVISRTGLSEFDVSRIVYGFISAGLVEVTRPRPPVPATGRAGAGAAAGAPKRSLVSRIINRIRGM
- a CDS encoding DUF1385 domain-containing protein — translated: MAERFPYGGQAVMEGVMMRGLHRASVAVRSPSGQIVIRDRELNLERRVFWSRLPLLRGIQLLGDALVIGMWALMFSASVTDDQAEQPLSKGQTALLVTTSVGISIALFFVLPLLVASGIASWANLGIYSRETIEGITRLVIFVGYLVLVGRTAEIRRVFGYHGAEHKAVSAYEAGCPLTVEHVRPFTTIHPRCGTTLLLIVVVLSIPVFALLGTFPFWLRLLSRIILVPFVAALAYELMRLTASKATNPIVRGLMTPALALQRLTTREPDDAMLEVAIAALARVLAADGQTVESQPIAVDIRPALTS
- a CDS encoding sigma-54 dependent transcriptional regulator, whose amino-acid sequence is MTKATEQRHILIADDDPGIRGLLCEVFDEEGYLTEPAEHGGEVLAKMTKKHPYDLLIMDVRMPGQDGLTILEQLRKNGITTPVIMMTAHGTSSTAIRAIQIGAYDYVIKPFDVEEVTLVVKRLFDHQQLASKVRELEAKSFDPRDKMIGNSPAMQEIYKQIGRVAHTDATVLITGETGTGKEVLANLIHVNSARRNGPMVKVNCAALPESLLESELFGHEKGAFTGAVAQRKGRFELAHKGSIFLDEIGEMTLATQKKLLRILQEREFERVGGTTTVRVDVRVIAATNRDLEADVRAGTFREDLYYRLNVITLHLPALRQRIGDIPLLAEFFLDKYRYAPSSPPARISEDAMERLNNYDWPGNVRQLEHEIERAVILARGSVITSEHMSLVPSSRSALQVDIAARLREKSTLDELLADVERLALQEALVQHDDDIKVAARSLGLSEADFQKRQKKYSS
- a CDS encoding DUF427 domain-containing protein, giving the protein MLREISIKAKHDNATLAKGVETQSVFRLEGNWYFDQAAVNMHNLRVTERTYVCPHKGTCFWIDLVTDAGVVADIGWVYTIVKPNYEHIKDKIAFYGGNRHATAEA
- the murA gene encoding UDP-N-acetylglucosamine 1-carboxyvinyltransferase; its protein translation is METFVIEGGHRLNGTITPAGNKNAALPLLAACLLSDQPIILRNMPDIADVRVKVQLLQSLGIECSWLEENVLRVHAATINTSEPDTALARRIRTSILLAGPLLVRTGRAVLARPGGDSIGHRRLDTHFLALTALGAEVEVTKQAYELKADGLVGTDIFLDEMSVTGTEQAIMAAVLATGTTTIVNAASEPHVQDLCRCLFAMGAKITGIGTNSLQIQGVSRLNGTEYTLGPDFMEVGSFIGLAAVTGSNIRIANARPEEHRMTRIMFGRLGVTWQDEGPDIVIPAEQELRVRDDLHGVVPKIDDMPWPGFPPDLMSIALVIATQAQGTVLIHEKMFDGRLFFVDKLLSMGARVILCDPHRAVVVGPAKLYGERLTSPDIRAGMALVIAALCAKGTSVISNIAQIDRGYQRIEQRLAALGARIERRPAE